From a region of the Armatimonas rosea genome:
- a CDS encoding sugar ABC transporter ATP-binding protein: MSAGEPILTMRGIEKSFGTEVKALKGVDFEVRPGEIVALLGENGAGKSTLLKAITGVHTPTAGEVRWFGEPVVLDSPAKARALGIRTVYQELNLAPHLSVAANIYLGAEPMKSGLLDHKAMREKAQALLTHHGFDLNPDALVGTLGPAQRQAVEICKALSEEAKLLLLDEPTSSLGEKEIEELFTTLKALRERGIGMVFVSHRLPECFELCDRVVVLRDGLKVYEAAISETDTSTVVRAMVGRELSDFYPRVAGEPGAERLKVNLDGVEFATRAGEVVGIAGLMGAGRTELLEAIFGLRHMSGSVLVDGKPLPLNKGPRAAIKAGVGMLTEDRKRTGLALGLPVRHNVTLAGLEKIAPGPWLSHGPDKAATKTEIERLRIKTSSTETLIGTLSGGNQQKGVLGRWLHAGSSVLLFDEPTRGVDVGSKVEIYEQMNLLTQGGATIVLVSSELPELLGMSDRVLVLFQGRLVANLARPDATPDRVLHYMMTGKDIAL; this comes from the coding sequence ATGTCAGCGGGTGAGCCGATCTTGACGATGCGTGGGATCGAGAAGTCCTTTGGGACGGAGGTCAAAGCGCTCAAGGGAGTGGACTTTGAGGTCCGCCCCGGCGAGATTGTCGCGCTGCTCGGGGAGAATGGGGCGGGCAAGTCCACCCTGCTCAAGGCCATCACGGGGGTGCACACCCCCACGGCGGGCGAGGTGCGCTGGTTTGGCGAGCCGGTGGTGCTGGACTCTCCGGCGAAGGCGCGTGCCCTGGGAATCCGGACGGTCTACCAGGAGCTCAACCTGGCACCGCACCTGAGTGTGGCGGCGAATATCTATCTGGGCGCGGAGCCGATGAAGAGTGGCCTGCTGGACCACAAGGCGATGCGCGAGAAGGCGCAGGCACTCCTTACCCACCATGGCTTTGACCTCAACCCGGATGCGCTGGTCGGGACACTCGGTCCGGCGCAGCGGCAGGCAGTCGAGATCTGCAAGGCGCTCTCCGAGGAAGCAAAGCTGCTTCTTCTCGATGAGCCGACCTCGTCGCTGGGCGAGAAAGAGATCGAGGAGCTCTTCACCACCCTGAAGGCACTACGAGAGCGCGGGATCGGGATGGTCTTTGTCAGCCACCGCCTGCCCGAGTGCTTTGAGCTCTGTGACCGGGTGGTGGTCTTGCGCGATGGCCTGAAGGTCTACGAGGCCGCGATCTCGGAGACGGACACGTCCACGGTGGTGCGCGCGATGGTCGGGCGGGAGCTCTCGGACTTCTACCCGCGCGTGGCCGGCGAGCCCGGCGCGGAGCGGCTGAAGGTCAACTTAGATGGTGTGGAGTTCGCGACACGTGCCGGTGAGGTGGTCGGGATCGCGGGGCTGATGGGCGCGGGCCGCACGGAGCTCCTCGAGGCGATCTTTGGCCTGCGCCACATGAGCGGGAGTGTCTTGGTCGATGGCAAGCCACTTCCCCTCAACAAAGGCCCACGTGCCGCGATCAAAGCCGGAGTCGGGATGCTCACCGAGGACCGCAAGCGCACGGGGCTGGCGCTGGGGCTGCCCGTGCGCCACAACGTCACCCTGGCGGGGCTAGAGAAGATCGCGCCGGGGCCGTGGCTCTCGCACGGGCCGGACAAGGCCGCCACCAAGACCGAGATCGAGCGCCTGCGGATCAAGACCTCCAGCACCGAGACCCTGATTGGGACCCTCTCCGGGGGCAATCAGCAAAAAGGTGTCCTCGGGCGCTGGCTCCACGCGGGGTCGTCGGTCTTGCTCTTTGACGAGCCGACGCGCGGGGTCGATGTGGGCAGCAAGGTCGAGATCTACGAGCAGATGAACCTCCTCACCCAGGGTGGTGCGACCATTGTGCTAGTCTCCTCCGAGCTCCCCGAGCTTCTGGGGATGAGCGACCGCGTCCTGGTGCTCTTCCAAGGCCGCCTTGTCGCCAATCTCGCCCGCCCCGATGCCACCCCTGACCGCGTTCTGCACTACATGATGACCGGAAAAGATATCGCCCTATGA
- a CDS encoding ABC transporter permease has protein sequence MTLAKRLLPAVSLLLLCIFFTFRVPAVTGHQSFLTVDNLYGITGQYAYLLLIGMGATLVIIIGGIDLSVGSVVALSGVIASYLMVKSGQSVAVGVLSGIATGALSGGLVGLIVTKLKVPAFIASLGMLLVVRGVALRAANGVTVDGTPEQFNQLASGTVQHIPMPLILVLLVAGLVAFILHYTKLGRYVYAIGSNPEAARVSGVPVEKVQLAVYAIGGALAGLAGLVESARLSSGNPTGGDGYELDVVTAVVVGGASLAGGEGRVSGTLLGALLIAVLRNGFNLLGVPAFDQKIYIGLLIIGAVAFDQSRRKSN, from the coding sequence ATGACACTTGCCAAGCGCCTCCTGCCCGCCGTTTCCCTACTCTTGCTCTGTATCTTCTTCACCTTTCGTGTCCCCGCCGTGACTGGCCACCAGTCGTTCTTGACGGTCGATAACCTCTACGGGATCACGGGGCAGTACGCCTACTTGCTCCTGATTGGCATGGGGGCGACCCTGGTGATCATTATCGGGGGGATCGATCTCTCTGTGGGAAGCGTGGTCGCGCTCTCGGGCGTGATCGCATCGTACTTGATGGTGAAGTCCGGCCAGTCGGTGGCTGTCGGGGTTCTCTCGGGGATCGCGACCGGGGCACTCTCGGGGGGCCTGGTCGGGCTGATCGTCACCAAGCTCAAGGTCCCCGCCTTTATTGCGAGCCTCGGGATGCTGCTCGTCGTGCGCGGCGTGGCGCTCCGTGCGGCCAATGGCGTGACTGTCGACGGCACCCCGGAGCAGTTCAACCAGTTGGCCTCGGGGACCGTGCAGCACATTCCCATGCCGCTGATCCTGGTGCTTCTCGTGGCGGGGCTGGTGGCCTTTATCCTGCACTACACCAAGCTGGGACGCTATGTCTACGCTATCGGCTCCAACCCGGAGGCCGCGCGTGTCTCGGGGGTCCCCGTCGAGAAAGTCCAGCTCGCAGTCTATGCGATCGGCGGTGCCCTTGCCGGACTTGCTGGTCTGGTCGAGTCTGCGCGCCTGAGCTCGGGCAACCCCACTGGCGGCGATGGCTACGAGCTCGATGTGGTCACCGCGGTCGTGGTCGGGGGCGCGAGCCTGGCGGGCGGCGAGGGCCGGGTCTCAGGAACCCTGCTCGGAGCGCTCCTGATCGCGGTCCTACGCAATGGCTTCAACCTGCTCGGGGTCCCCGCCTTCGACCAGAAGATCTACATCGGCCTGCTGATTATCGGCGCAGTCGCCTTCGATCAGAGCCGCCGTAAGAGTAACTGA
- a CDS encoding PPK2 family polyphosphate kinase, whose product MLCEKFDNPGKVSFTTIPTKSDGGMTEAQALERFAKQAVELGKLQELLSAAGTHALLVVLQGRDASGKDGAIKSVAGAMNPGGTRVASFKVPTPEERAHDFLWRIHKQTPGKGEVVFFNRSHYEDILVVRVHELAPKAVWEKRYDDINSFENLLVDNNVIVVKFFLHVSKDEQERRLLEREANPDKAWKLNPSDWTERNFWDNYSAAYDDVLERCSTKDAPWYVIPADNKWFRNVAMAEVLIETLKPYKAEWKAALAKLGAEQKVALDKARATAG is encoded by the coding sequence ATGCTTTGCGAGAAATTCGATAACCCCGGTAAGGTGAGCTTTACCACGATCCCCACCAAGAGCGACGGTGGCATGACCGAGGCGCAGGCCCTGGAGCGCTTTGCCAAGCAGGCGGTTGAGCTAGGAAAGCTCCAGGAGCTGCTCTCAGCGGCGGGGACACATGCGCTCCTGGTCGTGCTCCAGGGCCGGGACGCGTCGGGGAAAGACGGTGCGATCAAGAGCGTGGCCGGCGCGATGAACCCCGGCGGGACTCGGGTTGCGTCGTTTAAAGTCCCCACCCCCGAGGAGCGCGCCCACGACTTCCTCTGGCGCATCCACAAGCAGACCCCCGGAAAGGGCGAGGTGGTCTTCTTCAACCGCAGCCACTACGAGGACATCCTGGTCGTCCGGGTGCACGAGCTGGCCCCCAAAGCGGTCTGGGAGAAGCGCTACGACGATATCAATAGCTTTGAAAATCTACTCGTAGATAACAATGTGATTGTGGTGAAGTTCTTCCTCCACGTGAGCAAAGACGAGCAAGAGCGGCGGCTTTTGGAGCGCGAGGCCAACCCGGACAAGGCCTGGAAGCTCAATCCCAGTGACTGGACCGAGCGCAACTTCTGGGACAACTACAGCGCGGCCTACGACGATGTCCTAGAGCGCTGCTCGACCAAAGACGCCCCTTGGTACGTCATCCCCGCCGACAACAAGTGGTTCCGCAATGTCGCCATGGCCGAGGTGCTGATCGAGACCCTCAAGCCCTACAAAGCCGAGTGGAAGGCCGCGCTGGCAAAGCTCGGGGCGGAGCAAAAAGTGGCGCTCGACAAGGCCCGCGCTACGGCAGGGTGA
- a CDS encoding beta-N-acetylhexosaminidase, producing the protein MSPLSLGRLSVAWTPANGLRVTLDGVPVIRRSTLYLVKAGWSGVLFNPTTVRWSETGWHKTGESWQAEVSAENESAAVALEWLVTENAVTTTLRYRLKSDIPAELEWAAGYVNANLLEGAPLSGDTRLATVPLTPLTGSQDERRLGPPFRKLAFETKLGQVAFGWHSTQKSELPVCFDARKEPFEWAQAAPIFWLGLGSPPRPVRFADGEQAATFTITFAPLPSDEGAIRGRGEARNEPGRWPRSGARGQKDAFVPQAAKTPLVIPTPKKLTVTGPPVRLTDKTKIEVLGPGAERAIALLSSSPGSLGLATPSSSAKGGAAKGGSRPESYTVSVRKDRIQLVGSDTAGTLWAAQTLLQLLDSDERGQVIHSVEIEDWPTLGFRGVHLFHGQNALPFQKKLIERLYSPFKLNHLVIQCEQLKWESDPSVAPSWGGTKAAVKEEIAFAKAHGITLTPLVQSYGHMEWLFNKPQNRAFAEDPELPYAVNISNPAAVGYLERLVAEADDLFGAPAFHAGLDEVTMRGRFPYRSAPRTFSELFVSNAKHWQAFHKKRGKEMWMWADMALHPSEVAPCFGTAPSAADAKAVRDGLPKDIVLFDWQYGAHQTFPSLKKLRDAGFSRLVACTWFNPGNVSGFAKAAAEVGAWGGLQTTWCGYESKAEVLDGPERRQFVAMVLAAEHFWNGGATKPRWDAGEVFTRLWGEKQTQPTKPRPGAVAQLPGKAREARLSDGVLYRLAPTLLAGKLTEPAPLSLTLELHGTTELRLIIAATHKTERGTVVGTVTVKGKETALVYGVNLSTSDDPSALSDPSARTVAPGLRSLTIPSGGTITITSANGESGLLVHAATGLV; encoded by the coding sequence ATGAGCCCCCTCTCCCTGGGTCGTCTCTCGGTTGCCTGGACACCGGCAAATGGCCTCCGTGTCACCCTAGACGGTGTCCCCGTGATCCGGCGCTCCACGCTCTACCTGGTCAAGGCCGGCTGGAGCGGGGTGCTCTTCAACCCCACCACGGTCCGCTGGAGCGAGACGGGCTGGCACAAGACCGGTGAGAGCTGGCAGGCCGAGGTGAGTGCCGAGAACGAGAGCGCTGCGGTCGCCCTAGAGTGGCTAGTCACGGAAAACGCTGTTACGACCACTCTGCGCTACCGCCTGAAGTCCGATATCCCCGCGGAGCTAGAATGGGCGGCGGGCTATGTCAATGCGAACCTGCTGGAGGGCGCTCCCCTCAGCGGCGACACCCGCCTGGCAACCGTCCCCCTCACGCCGCTCACCGGCTCCCAGGACGAGCGCCGCCTCGGGCCGCCGTTTCGCAAGCTCGCCTTCGAGACCAAGCTCGGACAGGTGGCCTTTGGCTGGCACAGCACCCAAAAATCCGAGCTACCGGTCTGCTTCGATGCACGCAAGGAGCCCTTCGAGTGGGCCCAAGCCGCCCCGATCTTCTGGCTCGGCCTGGGCTCCCCTCCCCGCCCGGTGCGTTTCGCCGACGGCGAACAGGCCGCGACCTTCACCATCACATTTGCCCCTCTTCCCAGCGACGAAGGAGCTATTAGGGGAAGAGGGGAGGCGAGGAACGAGCCGGGGAGATGGCCGCGAAGCGGGGCTAGGGGCCAAAAAGATGCCTTCGTCCCGCAAGCCGCCAAGACCCCGCTGGTGATCCCCACCCCCAAGAAGCTCACGGTCACCGGCCCGCCCGTGCGCCTGACAGACAAGACCAAGATCGAAGTCCTCGGCCCCGGTGCGGAGCGCGCGATTGCATTGTTATCTTCCTCCCCCGGCTCGCTGGGGCTCGCCACCCCCTCCAGCTCCGCGAAGGGGGGCGCTGCGAAGGGGGGGAGTAGGCCGGAGTCGTACACGGTCTCGGTGCGCAAAGATCGCATCCAGCTCGTAGGCAGCGATACGGCCGGGACACTCTGGGCGGCGCAGACCTTGCTCCAGCTCCTCGATAGCGATGAGCGCGGGCAAGTCATTCACTCGGTCGAGATCGAGGACTGGCCGACCCTGGGCTTTCGCGGCGTGCACTTGTTCCACGGGCAGAACGCGCTCCCGTTTCAGAAAAAGCTCATTGAGCGTCTCTACTCGCCCTTTAAGCTCAACCACCTGGTGATCCAGTGCGAGCAGCTCAAGTGGGAGAGCGACCCGTCGGTGGCCCCGAGCTGGGGCGGCACGAAGGCGGCGGTCAAGGAGGAGATTGCCTTTGCCAAGGCGCACGGGATCACGCTGACCCCGCTGGTGCAGAGCTACGGCCACATGGAGTGGCTCTTCAACAAGCCGCAGAACCGGGCCTTCGCCGAGGACCCGGAGCTGCCCTACGCGGTCAATATCTCCAACCCCGCCGCGGTAGGCTACCTGGAGCGGCTGGTCGCGGAGGCAGATGATTTGTTCGGGGCCCCGGCGTTTCATGCGGGCCTCGATGAAGTGACCATGCGCGGGCGCTTTCCGTACCGCTCCGCCCCCCGCACCTTCTCCGAGCTCTTTGTGAGCAATGCCAAGCACTGGCAGGCCTTCCATAAAAAACGCGGCAAGGAAATGTGGATGTGGGCCGACATGGCGCTGCACCCGTCGGAGGTGGCCCCGTGCTTTGGCACCGCTCCCAGTGCCGCCGATGCCAAGGCGGTTCGCGACGGCCTCCCCAAAGACATTGTCTTGTTTGACTGGCAGTACGGAGCGCATCAGACGTTTCCGTCGCTGAAGAAGCTCCGCGACGCCGGGTTCTCGCGGCTCGTGGCCTGCACCTGGTTCAATCCGGGCAATGTCTCGGGGTTCGCCAAGGCGGCCGCAGAGGTCGGCGCGTGGGGCGGCCTGCAGACCACCTGGTGCGGCTACGAGTCCAAGGCCGAGGTACTCGATGGCCCGGAGCGGCGGCAGTTTGTGGCGATGGTACTGGCCGCAGAGCACTTCTGGAACGGCGGCGCAACCAAGCCCCGTTGGGATGCCGGCGAGGTCTTCACGCGCCTCTGGGGCGAGAAGCAAACCCAGCCCACCAAGCCACGCCCCGGCGCGGTGGCGCAGCTCCCCGGCAAGGCACGCGAGGCGCGCCTGAGCGATGGGGTCCTCTACCGTCTCGCCCCCACCCTGCTCGCCGGAAAGCTCACCGAGCCCGCACCGCTCTCCCTCACACTGGAGCTTCACGGCACGACCGAGCTGCGGCTGATTATCGCAGCGACCCATAAAACCGAGCGGGGGACAGTCGTCGGAACCGTGACCGTCAAGGGAAAAGAGACGGCGCTGGTCTACGGGGTGAATCTCTCCACCAGCGACGATCCCAGTGCGCTCTCGGACCCGAGCGCACGCACGGTCGCGCCGGGGCTGCGGAGCCTGACGATCCCCAGCGGCGGCACGATAACGATCACTAGCGCCAACGGAGAGTCTGGGCTGCTCGTCCACGCCGCGACAGGGTTGGTATAA
- a CDS encoding DUF2141 domain-containing protein — protein MQKGMSIIEVTSPDLELALTLPEKYDPARAWPLQTEGRSTQALVLSAAPKFLEKALAWTKARYPVALADGEKPQETALTVEVEGLRSAKGQLIYSVFAGPDGFPDKGEKALTSGTCALTDDKSARFVVPKLAPGVYAVTLFHDENSNGKLDTKTFGIPKEGFGFSNDPKIRMGPPRFKDTAFAITGAGPERLLFIKVVHL, from the coding sequence ATGCAAAAGGGAATGAGCATTATCGAGGTAACCAGCCCGGACCTGGAGCTTGCGCTGACACTCCCCGAGAAATACGACCCTGCCCGCGCCTGGCCCCTCCAGACCGAGGGCCGGAGCACACAGGCGCTCGTGCTGAGCGCCGCACCCAAGTTTCTGGAGAAGGCCCTCGCTTGGACCAAGGCACGCTACCCGGTCGCGCTGGCCGACGGTGAGAAGCCGCAAGAGACAGCACTCACGGTGGAGGTCGAGGGGCTGCGCAGTGCCAAGGGCCAGCTGATCTACTCGGTCTTCGCCGGCCCCGACGGCTTCCCCGACAAGGGGGAGAAAGCGCTCACCAGCGGTACGTGCGCCCTAACCGACGATAAATCGGCGCGGTTTGTGGTGCCCAAGCTGGCTCCAGGAGTCTATGCCGTGACACTCTTCCACGATGAGAACAGCAACGGTAAGCTCGATACCAAGACCTTTGGGATTCCCAAGGAGGGCTTTGGCTTCTCCAACGATCCCAAGATCCGCATGGGGCCGCCGCGGTTTAAAGACACTGCGTTCGCGATCACCGGTGCCGGCCCCGAGCGGCTACTTTTTATCAAGGTGGTACACCTATGA
- a CDS encoding ankyrin repeat domain-containing protein, which translates to MTEQEFLTAATTGDEAVALAALAANPALANTHGPDGTPAALLALYHGRKALAETLGELRHETLSIFEAAALGRIRDVAVLLQLHRDRALEVSSDGYTALHLAAFFGHHYCVRLLLDEHANPNAVSQNAMQVTPLHSAVAGKDEAAVEAVVAALLNAKADPNAIQAGGFTPLQAAQQNGYARVERLLRAKGAL; encoded by the coding sequence ATGACAGAGCAAGAGTTTCTCACGGCGGCGACCACAGGCGATGAGGCAGTCGCGCTGGCAGCCCTCGCGGCCAATCCCGCCCTCGCCAATACCCACGGCCCCGATGGCACGCCGGCCGCGCTGCTGGCGCTCTACCACGGGCGAAAGGCACTCGCAGAGACACTCGGGGAGCTGCGCCATGAGACCCTCTCGATCTTTGAGGCCGCAGCACTGGGGCGTATCCGCGATGTCGCCGTGCTCCTCCAGCTCCACCGGGACCGCGCCCTGGAGGTATCATCGGATGGCTACACCGCCCTGCACCTGGCGGCCTTCTTTGGGCACCACTACTGTGTCCGCCTCTTACTCGACGAGCACGCCAATCCCAATGCTGTCAGCCAGAACGCGATGCAGGTCACCCCGCTCCACTCCGCTGTGGCCGGTAAAGACGAAGCCGCGGTCGAGGCGGTGGTGGCGGCGCTCCTCAATGCCAAGGCTGATCCCAATGCGATCCAAGCAGGGGGCTTCACGCCGCTCCAAGCCGCCCAGCAAAACGGCTACGCGCGGGTGGAGAGACTGCTCCGTGCCAAGGGTGCCCTGTGA
- the trhA gene encoding PAQR family membrane homeostasis protein TrhA → MKLKHPFSALSHGIGALLGVAALVLLLVWSKGEPWRATAFSIYGATLILLFTGSALYHSLPVSEKAEDVLYGLDRTGIYLLIAGTYTPLCLLPLRGGWGWTLFGIIWGLAITGIIVDWVTKRKAPHWVQGMLFLLMGWVFLIAIVPMVKLMTVAQLGWLLAGGLIYSVGAAICVKYPLPKPGRVFHYHDLWHVLVLAASACHFVFMSLL, encoded by the coding sequence ATGAAGCTCAAGCACCCGTTCTCGGCGCTCTCGCACGGCATCGGGGCCCTGCTAGGAGTGGCTGCTCTGGTGCTTCTACTGGTCTGGTCCAAGGGTGAGCCCTGGCGCGCGACCGCGTTCTCGATCTACGGCGCGACCCTCATCCTGCTCTTCACCGGCAGTGCCCTCTACCACAGCCTGCCGGTCTCGGAGAAGGCGGAAGACGTCCTCTACGGGCTCGACCGCACGGGAATCTACCTGCTGATCGCGGGGACCTACACCCCACTGTGCCTGCTCCCTCTACGGGGTGGCTGGGGCTGGACTCTCTTTGGGATTATCTGGGGCCTGGCGATCACCGGAATCATCGTGGACTGGGTCACCAAGCGCAAGGCCCCCCACTGGGTCCAGGGCATGCTCTTTCTGCTGATGGGCTGGGTCTTTCTCATCGCGATCGTCCCCATGGTCAAGCTCATGACGGTCGCGCAGCTCGGGTGGCTCCTCGCAGGGGGGCTGATCTACTCGGTCGGGGCCGCGATCTGCGTGAAGTACCCTCTCCCTAAACCAGGCCGCGTCTTCCACTACCACGACCTCTGGCATGTCCTGGTACTCGCCGCAAGCGCTTGCCACTTTGTCTTTATGAGCCTTCTCTAG
- a CDS encoding CapA family protein yields MPVTIAAVGDIMLGSDWPSPRLPQKNILLPAAALLRAADIAFGNLEGPLCDGGTVTPAKANAAHSFAFRTPTRYGKWLQEAGFEVLSVANNHAGDFQATGRTQTLQTLKRLKIAAAGASGTAVLVKEVAFLGFATNPISPNLNDIATARRLVAAARAQSSRVVVSFHGGAEGAAHQHVPRGTEGFFAEARGDLRRFAHAVIEAGASLVIGHGPHVLRGMELYKGHLIAYSLGNFATYGRMNLRGPCGVSAVLQVTLDEEGRFVRGQLHPLLQRSPGGPLPDPKKQALTLVRALSQADFGKSAPKLGPDGQLTT; encoded by the coding sequence ATGCCGGTCACGATTGCCGCGGTCGGGGATATCATGCTGGGGAGCGACTGGCCGTCGCCCCGGCTCCCGCAAAAGAACATCCTCCTGCCTGCTGCCGCGCTGCTTCGGGCCGCCGATATCGCCTTTGGCAACCTGGAGGGGCCGCTCTGCGACGGTGGCACGGTCACCCCGGCAAAGGCGAACGCGGCCCATAGCTTCGCCTTTCGCACCCCGACACGCTACGGCAAGTGGCTCCAAGAGGCCGGCTTTGAGGTGCTGTCCGTCGCTAACAACCATGCAGGCGACTTCCAGGCCACGGGCCGCACCCAGACACTCCAGACCCTCAAGCGCCTCAAAATCGCAGCGGCGGGCGCGAGTGGCACGGCCGTGCTGGTCAAGGAAGTGGCCTTTCTAGGCTTTGCGACCAACCCCATCTCGCCCAACCTCAACGATATCGCGACCGCACGACGGCTCGTGGCCGCAGCACGCGCCCAGAGCTCGCGGGTCGTGGTCTCGTTTCATGGCGGCGCGGAGGGAGCGGCACACCAGCATGTCCCCCGCGGCACCGAGGGGTTCTTCGCCGAGGCCCGCGGCGACCTGCGGCGCTTTGCCCACGCCGTGATCGAGGCGGGCGCCTCGCTGGTGATCGGGCACGGGCCGCATGTCCTGCGGGGAATGGAGCTCTACAAGGGGCACCTGATCGCCTACTCGCTGGGGAACTTTGCCACCTACGGGCGGATGAACCTACGCGGTCCCTGCGGGGTCTCCGCCGTCCTTCAGGTCACCCTGGATGAGGAGGGGAGGTTTGTGCGCGGCCAGCTCCATCCCCTGCTCCAGCGCTCCCCTGGCGGCCCACTCCCCGACCCCAAGAAGCAGGCCCTCACCCTCGTAAGGGCGCTCTCCCAGGCGGATTTTGGCAAGAGCGCCCCTAAGCTTGGCCCCGACGGCCAGCTGACTACTTAA
- a CDS encoding glycoside hydrolase family 2 TIM barrel-domain containing protein, translating to MKTTLEKTTSGWQLKREGKPYFIRGAAGAHLLEDLVAAGGNSIRTWGADEAGGMLDKCQRLGLSVTVGIWLGHKEHGFRYTDPKAVAGQLEAVYGHVARYKDHPALLCWALGNEMEVGLDDTESEAMWKHLEQAAQSVHKADPDHPVMTVVAEISDKKIAQLKQLAPSIDILGINSYGGAPSLPERLRKAGWTKPYVLTEFGPLGPWEVGKTEWGAPREESSTQKARRYAESYARAVAGQASCLGSYVFHWDDKVEGTVTWFGMFLPKTSEKLASVDVLTQAWTGKPVAKPCPELVSLTSTAEGKTVAPGATVSATVAVRASGPVRVRWELRRENNAWLTELPGEAGKPFTLAAPTEPGAYRLFVYVRDSHGGAATANVPFQVK from the coding sequence ATGAAGACAACACTAGAAAAAACAACAAGCGGCTGGCAGCTCAAGCGCGAGGGCAAGCCCTACTTTATCCGCGGGGCGGCAGGTGCTCACCTGCTGGAGGACCTGGTCGCGGCAGGCGGAAACTCGATCCGCACCTGGGGCGCCGATGAAGCGGGCGGGATGCTCGATAAGTGCCAGCGCCTCGGGCTGAGTGTCACCGTGGGGATCTGGCTGGGCCACAAAGAGCATGGCTTCCGCTACACCGATCCCAAGGCAGTCGCGGGACAGCTGGAGGCGGTCTACGGCCATGTCGCCCGCTACAAAGACCACCCCGCGCTGCTCTGCTGGGCACTGGGCAATGAGATGGAGGTCGGCCTCGACGATACCGAGAGCGAGGCGATGTGGAAGCACCTGGAGCAGGCCGCGCAGTCTGTCCATAAGGCCGACCCCGACCACCCGGTCATGACCGTAGTCGCCGAGATCAGCGATAAGAAGATCGCCCAGCTCAAGCAGCTCGCGCCCTCGATCGATATCCTGGGGATCAACTCCTACGGCGGTGCCCCCAGCCTGCCCGAGCGCCTTAGAAAAGCGGGCTGGACCAAGCCCTATGTCCTCACGGAGTTTGGGCCGCTGGGCCCCTGGGAGGTCGGCAAGACCGAGTGGGGCGCCCCCCGCGAGGAGAGCAGCACCCAGAAGGCCCGGCGCTACGCCGAGAGCTACGCCCGCGCGGTCGCGGGGCAGGCGAGCTGCCTGGGGAGCTACGTGTTCCATTGGGATGATAAAGTTGAGGGGACCGTGACCTGGTTTGGGATGTTTCTCCCGAAAACAAGTGAGAAGCTCGCCTCGGTGGATGTGCTGACTCAGGCGTGGACCGGCAAGCCCGTTGCCAAGCCCTGCCCGGAGCTGGTGAGCCTGACCAGCACCGCCGAGGGCAAGACGGTCGCGCCTGGTGCCACGGTCTCTGCGACAGTCGCCGTGCGTGCGAGCGGGCCGGTGCGGGTGCGCTGGGAGTTACGCCGCGAGAACAATGCCTGGCTCACCGAGCTTCCGGGAGAGGCCGGCAAGCCCTTCACCCTCGCTGCTCCCACCGAACCAGGAGCCTACCGCCTCTTTGTCTATGTCCGCGATAGCCACGGCGGCGCGGCGACCGCCAACGTTCCGTTTCAGGTGAAGTAG
- a CDS encoding YqjF family protein, whose protein sequence is MSRVVMRQEWRELLFLHWEVSPDAVQARLPPGLTVDTFAGKTYLGLVPFTMRNVRPVWSPPVPWLSHFHETNVRVYVRDNAGRAGVYFFSLEAANPIAVELARGLFKLPYHWAKMRLQHDGSQIHYATERLTHPPRPAHCRLRYAPEPGTVLAPAAPQTLEHFLVERYLLFSIAGSTLYSGRVAHPPYQFQPAVYAELSQNLTHAAGFPLETPPLLAHYSPGVEVEVFGLERVPDSPR, encoded by the coding sequence ATGTCAAGAGTCGTGATGCGCCAGGAGTGGCGCGAGCTACTGTTTCTCCACTGGGAGGTCTCCCCCGATGCGGTGCAGGCTCGCCTTCCCCCAGGCCTGACAGTCGATACCTTTGCGGGCAAGACCTATCTCGGGCTGGTGCCCTTTACCATGCGCAATGTCCGGCCCGTCTGGTCGCCCCCCGTTCCCTGGCTCTCGCACTTTCACGAGACCAATGTCCGAGTCTATGTTCGGGACAACGCGGGGCGCGCAGGAGTCTATTTTTTTAGCCTGGAGGCCGCCAACCCGATCGCGGTCGAGCTGGCGCGTGGGCTCTTCAAGCTCCCCTACCACTGGGCCAAGATGCGCCTCCAGCACGACGGTTCCCAGATTCACTACGCCACGGAGCGCCTCACTCACCCACCCCGCCCCGCCCACTGCCGCCTGCGCTACGCCCCCGAGCCCGGCACCGTGCTCGCTCCCGCCGCCCCCCAGACCCTGGAGCACTTTCTCGTGGAGCGCTACCTGCTCTTTAGTATCGCGGGCAGCACCCTCTACTCCGGCCGGGTCGCCCACCCACCCTACCAGTTCCAGCCCGCGGTCTACGCCGAGCTTAGCCAGAACCTCACCCACGCCGCAGGCTTTCCGCTAGAGACGCCGCCGCTCCTGGCGCACTACTCCCCGGGGGTAGAGGTGGAGGTCTTTGGCCTGGAGCGGGTGCCAGACTCCCCTCGCTAG